In Microvenator marinus, one genomic interval encodes:
- a CDS encoding HEAT repeat domain-containing protein — protein sequence MATPIWEGFNMKFVFVLIFCLIPLYSSAQKVPSGNVPSVPSVNQDSEVLLRLRAIHEAPNYKDLEAVSPDARRVVEDVVQDGEGFVRDRAISALATWGDDAAWQSLAPLFISTSTPEMTRHHLLLVLAQNFGDRSLGLVQAWLESTDQDKRVSAAQALAQIQTERAQTLRDQWGNKTSDPEVLRWLSRSVR from the coding sequence ATGGCGACGCCGATATGGGAGGGCTTTAATATGAAGTTTGTATTTGTTTTAATATTTTGCCTGATTCCACTTTATAGCTCAGCTCAAAAAGTGCCATCGGGCAACGTTCCAAGCGTGCCATCGGTCAATCAGGACTCAGAGGTTTTGCTCCGACTTCGGGCGATCCATGAGGCTCCAAATTACAAGGACTTGGAGGCCGTTTCGCCGGATGCTCGTCGCGTGGTTGAAGACGTAGTTCAAGACGGCGAGGGGTTTGTGCGCGACCGAGCGATCTCGGCACTCGCCACCTGGGGAGATGATGCGGCGTGGCAGAGTCTTGCGCCACTCTTCATCAGCACCTCTACACCTGAGATGACTCGCCACCACCTCCTTCTGGTGCTCGCCCAGAACTTTGGCGACCGCTCGCTCGGACTTGTACAGGCTTGGCTCGAGAGCACGGACCAAGACAAGCGTGTGAGCGCCGCTCAGGCCCTGGCTCAAATTCAGACCGAGCGCGCGCAAACCCTCAGGGACCAATGGGGTAACAAGACTTCCGACCCCGAAGTTTTGCGTTGGCTGAGCCGCTCAGTTCGATAG